From the Acidobacteriota bacterium genome, one window contains:
- the lysS gene encoding lysine--tRNA ligase: protein MNDLLESRKQDIERIRQAGLPLYPERFETSYPNIDDIPHQLDQDLRVAGRVTALRGFGKLIFVKLSDVTGRIQAAISKAEVGDEAFKLFKKAVKVGDFVGVSGKTFLTRTEEFTVKAENFQILGLALRELPEKWHGLRDVETRYRQRYLDIISNEQTRLTMLKRCKLISSMRTIFEREGFFEIETPVLNVTQSGALAKPFVTHHNALDIDVFLRIAPETYLKRATAAGFNRTFEFAKCFRNEGISAEHLQEFTMLEYYAAYWNYRDNMRFTQRLLQESLRETFGSLQFELPSQGEGREGETVKLDFSGDWPAVDFRDVIQEHSGVDVRRYDSAQELAAAASRAGVRLDEDDVESNNLGRIIDGLYKRTARPMLVQPTFLTGHPLQISPLARSNDQDAAIVDRFQLVVDGAELVNAYSELVDPLEQRRRLTEQAALKSGGDDEAMDLDEDYLLCMEHGMPPISGTGIGIDRLLKRVAGLTNIKDALLFPLMRKEAHE, encoded by the coding sequence ATGAACGACCTCTTGGAAAGCCGCAAGCAAGACATCGAGCGCATCCGCCAGGCGGGCCTGCCGCTCTATCCCGAACGCTTCGAAACCTCCTATCCCAATATCGACGACATTCCCCATCAACTCGACCAGGACCTGCGCGTGGCGGGACGCGTGACGGCCCTGCGCGGCTTCGGCAAACTGATCTTCGTCAAGCTCTCGGACGTGACTGGACGCATTCAGGCGGCCATCTCCAAAGCCGAAGTGGGAGACGAAGCCTTCAAGCTTTTCAAGAAAGCCGTCAAGGTGGGCGATTTCGTGGGCGTTTCCGGCAAGACCTTTCTGACCCGCACCGAAGAGTTCACGGTCAAGGCCGAAAATTTCCAGATCCTGGGGTTGGCCCTGCGCGAGTTGCCCGAAAAGTGGCATGGGCTGCGCGATGTCGAGACCCGCTACCGTCAGCGCTACCTCGACATCATCAGCAACGAACAGACGCGCCTCACCATGCTCAAGCGCTGCAAGCTCATCTCCAGCATGCGGACCATCTTCGAACGTGAGGGTTTTTTCGAGATCGAAACGCCGGTTCTCAACGTGACTCAGTCAGGGGCCCTGGCCAAGCCCTTCGTCACCCACCACAATGCCCTCGATATCGACGTCTTCCTGCGCATCGCTCCCGAGACCTACCTCAAGCGGGCCACGGCGGCCGGCTTCAACCGCACTTTCGAATTCGCCAAGTGTTTCCGCAACGAAGGCATCAGCGCCGAGCACCTGCAGGAATTCACCATGCTGGAGTACTACGCGGCCTACTGGAACTACCGTGACAACATGCGCTTCACCCAGCGTTTGCTGCAGGAGAGCCTGCGCGAGACCTTCGGCTCGCTCCAGTTCGAACTGCCCTCGCAAGGGGAAGGGCGGGAAGGCGAGACGGTGAAACTCGACTTCTCGGGAGACTGGCCTGCCGTCGACTTTCGCGACGTCATCCAGGAGCACAGTGGTGTCGACGTGCGCCGATACGATTCCGCTCAAGAGCTGGCCGCGGCCGCCTCCCGTGCCGGGGTGCGCTTGGACGAGGACGACGTGGAGTCCAACAACCTGGGGCGGATCATCGACGGGCTCTACAAGAGAACGGCGCGTCCCATGCTGGTACAGCCCACTTTTCTGACTGGACATCCTCTGCAGATCTCGCCCCTGGCCCGCAGCAACGATCAAGATGCCGCCATCGTGGACCGCTTCCAACTGGTGGTGGACGGCGCTGAGCTGGTCAACGCCTACTCGGAGCTGGTCGATCCCTTGGAACAGCGGCGCCGCCTGACCGAGCAAGCCGCGCTGAAAAGCGGCGGCGACGACGAGGCCATGGATCTGGACGAAGACTACCTGCTGTGCATGGAGCACGGCATGCCTCCTATCTCCGGAACCGGCATCGGCATCGACCGGCTGCTCAAGCGGGTGGCCGGACTGACCAACATCAAAGACGCCCTGCTCTTCCCCCTCATGCGCAAAGAAGCCCACGAGTGA
- a CDS encoding pyridoxal-dependent decarboxylase gives MDRETFLKQTAKLAGDYLQREETLHPFQYRTPQQLQQHLDLEISEQGLSDEEFFSRLQAIMETTPEVGSRRFFNQLFGGKCFPALSAEMLSAVLNSSMYTFKAAGPHILIERIVIERMIEKVGYSGAADGTFTPGGSLANLVGMLLARNQADPASRERGVGRRMTAYASDISHYSLVKACGFMGVGRESLRKVDSDDLGRLDPEALRQALKRDLKRGFLPFCVVATAGTTVLGSYDPLPEIADVCREYGLWMHVDAALGGSALLSSSYRHLLEGSQLSHSFAWNLHKMGGVPLSCSVLLVNRGGLLERCFNENADYLFQSEHDFNPGTKSLQCGRRNDAFKAWALWSYYGDSGMDQRITHLFQLAGYARRKVLDHPRLELVKDIESVNVCFRVKEVDAVELCDRLDRQGVLKVGYGDVEGENVVRLPCVNSDLDEKDIDRFFDWLLEVAESLSVGAPV, from the coding sequence ATGGACCGAGAGACATTCCTCAAGCAAACCGCCAAGCTCGCCGGCGACTACCTTCAACGTGAAGAGACGCTGCATCCCTTTCAGTACCGAACGCCCCAGCAACTGCAGCAGCACCTCGACTTGGAGATCTCTGAGCAGGGACTCTCGGATGAAGAGTTCTTCAGCCGTCTGCAAGCCATCATGGAAACCACCCCCGAGGTCGGCAGCCGGCGTTTCTTCAATCAGTTGTTCGGAGGCAAGTGCTTCCCCGCCCTCTCCGCCGAGATGCTCAGCGCCGTCCTCAACAGCTCCATGTACACCTTCAAGGCGGCCGGGCCTCACATCCTCATTGAACGGATCGTCATCGAACGCATGATCGAAAAGGTGGGATACAGCGGGGCGGCCGACGGCACCTTTACTCCCGGCGGGTCGCTGGCCAATCTTGTGGGGATGCTATTGGCCCGCAACCAGGCCGACCCGGCCTCGCGAGAAAGAGGAGTCGGCCGGCGCATGACAGCGTACGCCTCGGACATCAGCCACTACTCGCTGGTCAAGGCCTGCGGATTCATGGGCGTGGGGCGCGAGTCGCTGCGCAAGGTGGACAGCGACGATCTTGGACGGCTCGATCCCGAAGCCTTGCGGCAAGCCCTCAAGCGCGACCTCAAGCGCGGTTTCCTGCCCTTCTGCGTGGTGGCCACAGCGGGCACCACCGTGCTTGGCTCTTATGACCCGCTGCCCGAAATCGCCGACGTCTGCCGAGAGTACGGACTGTGGATGCACGTGGATGCCGCACTGGGAGGGTCAGCCCTTCTCAGCAGCAGCTACCGCCACCTGCTGGAAGGCTCGCAGCTCAGCCACTCCTTCGCCTGGAACCTGCATAAGATGGGCGGAGTGCCGCTGAGTTGCTCGGTGCTGCTGGTTAACCGCGGAGGACTGCTGGAACGCTGCTTCAACGAGAACGCCGACTATCTGTTCCAGTCCGAGCACGACTTCAACCCCGGCACCAAATCGCTGCAATGCGGACGGCGCAATGACGCCTTCAAAGCCTGGGCCCTTTGGAGCTACTACGGCGACAGCGGAATGGACCAACGCATCACGCACCTCTTTCAGTTGGCCGGCTACGCACGCCGCAAGGTGCTTGACCACCCCCGTCTGGAATTGGTCAAGGACATCGAATCGGTCAACGTCTGTTTCCGCGTTAAAGAGGTGGACGCGGTGGAGTTGTGTGACCGACTCGACAGGCAAGGCGTCCTCAAGGTCGGCTATGGCGACGTGGAAGGCGAGAACGTGGTGCGCCTGCCCTGCGTCAATTCCGACCTGGACGAAAAAGACATCGACCGCTTCTTCGATTGGCTGCTGGAAGTCGCCGAAAGCCTGTCCGTCGGCGCACCGGTTTAG
- a CDS encoding ornithine cyclodeaminase family protein, which yields MEILVIDRPLVRRLLPMGQCIGAMRKALAGLARGEGVQPLRTIMWLPEKKGAIGLMPGYTADPPAAGVKVVTVFPQNHGTEFDSHQGAVLLFHAQHGYLLALAEAGEITAIRTAAVSAVASDLLARPQAGDLAILGSGVQARQHLEAMSCVRDLRRVRVWSPTREHREDFAARLSGRFGCRVEAMRGPRETVEGADLICTTTFASQPVLEGGWLAPGCHINAVGSSLPTARELDSQAVLRSRLFIDRLESTLNEAGDFLIPKEEGVIDDSHIQGEIGDILEGKIEGRRGHHEITLFKSLGLAVEDVQAVEWIYRQALSQGVGEKVPFGGPKEAD from the coding sequence ATGGAGATTCTTGTCATCGATCGTCCGCTGGTGCGGCGCCTGCTTCCCATGGGGCAATGCATCGGGGCCATGCGAAAGGCCCTGGCCGGATTGGCCCGTGGTGAAGGGGTGCAGCCGCTTCGCACCATCATGTGGCTCCCCGAGAAGAAGGGCGCTATCGGCCTGATGCCGGGATACACGGCGGACCCGCCTGCCGCCGGCGTCAAGGTAGTGACCGTCTTCCCTCAGAATCACGGCACCGAGTTTGATTCCCACCAGGGGGCCGTCCTGCTTTTTCACGCCCAGCACGGCTACCTGCTGGCCTTGGCTGAAGCGGGCGAGATCACGGCCATCCGCACGGCGGCCGTTTCGGCGGTCGCCAGTGACTTGCTGGCTCGTCCTCAGGCCGGCGACTTGGCCATTCTGGGCAGCGGGGTGCAGGCCCGCCAGCATCTGGAGGCCATGAGTTGCGTGCGCGATCTGCGCCGGGTAAGGGTGTGGAGCCCGACCCGAGAGCACCGGGAGGACTTCGCAGCCCGCCTCAGCGGCCGCTTCGGCTGCCGGGTGGAGGCCATGAGAGGGCCACGCGAAACGGTTGAAGGCGCCGACTTGATCTGTACCACCACCTTCGCCTCCCAGCCTGTCTTAGAAGGCGGGTGGCTGGCGCCTGGTTGCCACATCAACGCCGTGGGCTCGAGCCTTCCCACTGCGCGCGAACTCGACAGCCAGGCCGTCTTGCGCTCGCGCCTTTTCATCGACCGCCTGGAATCGACCCTCAACGAGGCCGGCGACTTTCTCATCCCCAAAGAGGAGGGCGTGATCGACGACAGTCACATCCAGGGCGAGATCGGAGATATTCTGGAGGGCAAGATCGAGGGACGCCGGGGCCATCATGAAATCACCCTCTTCAAGTCGTTGGGACTGGCCGTGGAAGACGTGCAAGCCGTGGAGTGGATCTATCGCCAAGCCCTCAGTCAGGGCGTGGGCGAAAAAGTGCCCTTCGGCGGTCCCAAAGAAGCGGACTGA
- a CDS encoding MFS transporter, with the protein MHQQRKAIRAWWLYDFANSAYATTIQATVFGPFYRSLVTSSGGSEAEATAYWAYLNSLTLLSIALIGPLLGAIGDYSGRRKRLMGVFLGLGLAATSCFVLLGDDNYLFASLLYLAATLGYASAEIYYDSFLPFICRSDEVDSVSSKGYALGYLGGGLLLSLNAWWMISPQTFGMPDVEFAVRASFLSVAFWWGFFSIPLFRRMPSDTPRRRALGEASPLLGGFRRLRRTFTHVRRHRQLLLFLLAFWIYNDGVGTVQKMAAAYGDELGFSMGQLVSALLLANFIGFPATYLYALLARRFGAKPMVLAGLFFYAVICLGAFFIDSAADFFLLAAAVGLVQGGVQALSRSIFSCMVPHTQSAEFFGFFSTSSRFAGIFGPLIFGVVAQATGSSIFSIASLVILFLGGALVLSRVDVEEGARLARLEDADIGPEE; encoded by the coding sequence ATGCACCAGCAGCGCAAGGCGATCAGGGCCTGGTGGCTCTACGATTTCGCCAACTCAGCCTACGCCACCACCATTCAGGCCACCGTTTTCGGACCGTTCTACCGCTCTCTCGTGACGTCATCGGGCGGTTCCGAAGCCGAGGCCACCGCCTACTGGGCCTATCTCAATTCGCTGACTCTCTTGTCGATCGCCCTGATCGGCCCCCTCCTGGGAGCCATCGGGGACTACAGCGGACGCCGCAAGCGCCTGATGGGCGTGTTTCTGGGGCTGGGGCTGGCCGCCACCTCCTGTTTCGTGCTGCTGGGCGACGACAACTATCTCTTCGCCTCCCTGCTCTACCTGGCCGCCACACTGGGCTACGCCTCGGCCGAGATCTACTATGACTCCTTTCTGCCCTTCATCTGCCGCAGCGATGAAGTGGATTCCGTTTCCTCAAAAGGCTATGCGCTGGGATACCTGGGCGGGGGCCTGCTCTTGTCGCTCAACGCCTGGTGGATGATCTCTCCTCAGACTTTCGGGATGCCGGACGTGGAGTTCGCGGTACGGGCCAGCTTCCTCAGCGTAGCCTTCTGGTGGGGCTTCTTTTCCATTCCCCTCTTCCGCCGCATGCCCTCCGACACTCCGCGCCGCCGCGCCCTGGGAGAGGCTTCGCCCCTCCTGGGAGGATTCCGGCGCCTGCGCCGCACCTTTACTCACGTGCGCCGCCATCGGCAGTTGTTGCTCTTCCTGCTGGCCTTCTGGATCTACAACGACGGCGTAGGGACGGTTCAGAAGATGGCCGCCGCCTATGGCGACGAACTCGGGTTCAGCATGGGCCAGTTGGTCTCGGCGCTCCTGCTGGCCAACTTCATCGGCTTTCCGGCCACCTATCTCTACGCGTTGCTGGCCAGGCGATTCGGGGCCAAGCCCATGGTGCTGGCGGGACTCTTCTTCTATGCCGTCATCTGCCTGGGCGCTTTCTTCATCGACAGCGCTGCTGACTTCTTCCTGCTGGCGGCGGCGGTGGGACTGGTGCAGGGAGGCGTGCAGGCTTTAAGCCGCTCGATCTTTTCCTGCATGGTTCCTCACACTCAGTCGGCCGAATTCTTCGGATTCTTCTCCACCAGCTCCCGTTTCGCCGGCATCTTCGGTCCCCTCATCTTCGGTGTCGTCGCTCAGGCCACCGGCTCCTCCATCTTTTCCATCGCCTCGCTGGTGATCTTGTTCCTGGGCGGTGCGCTGGTGCTGTCGCGGGTGGACGTCGAGGAAGGCGCCCGTCTGGCGCGCCTGGAGGACGCAGACATCGGGCCCGAGGAATAG
- a CDS encoding NAD(P)/FAD-dependent oxidoreductase — MKKATAVIAGAGPAGLTAALELLRGGEVHPLVFEMDDCVGGISRTVCHNGNRMDIGGHRFFSKSDWVMGWWQSILPVAREESGPVSLTYQRQSRPLRVTRRATDSQDDVMLVRRRISRIYYLRRFFSYPIRLNWATLRNLGPGRAARIAFSYLRARAFPIRPERSLEDFLINRFGRELYSTFFRDYTEKVWGRPCSRISPEWGAQRIKGLSVSRALLHAFKQVLPRRGGDVSQRGTETSLIERFLYPKYGPGHMWQRVAEQVEERGGEVRLNHRVERLLLRQGRISQVEVLDRRSGERRRVDCDYFISTMPVKELVEQVDPPPSPAVRRVAGGLEYRDFIAVGLLVPRLKPEGQGRRGDRLIPDNWIYIQDQGVRLGRVQIFNNWSPHLVEDPDQVWLGLEYFCRQGDELWNLDDQQMVALAVDELRRIELLECDVPVLDQHIQRVPKAYPGYFGTYGEFEVIRRWADSVPNLFLVGRNGMHRYNNQDHSMLTARAAVDAIYGSADKSAIWDVNVGDDYHEEASVGES, encoded by the coding sequence ATGAAGAAGGCCACCGCCGTTATCGCCGGAGCCGGCCCTGCCGGACTGACTGCCGCTTTGGAACTGCTGCGCGGCGGTGAGGTGCATCCGCTGGTCTTCGAGATGGACGATTGCGTGGGCGGGATTTCCCGCACGGTCTGTCACAACGGCAACCGCATGGACATCGGCGGGCATCGGTTTTTCTCAAAGTCGGACTGGGTCATGGGCTGGTGGCAGTCGATTCTGCCCGTGGCTCGAGAGGAGAGCGGCCCGGTGAGCCTCACCTACCAGCGTCAGAGCCGTCCGCTGAGGGTGACGCGGCGGGCAACGGATAGTCAGGACGACGTCATGCTGGTGCGCCGCCGCATTTCCCGCATCTATTATCTGAGACGCTTCTTCAGCTATCCCATCCGCCTCAACTGGGCCACCCTGCGCAACCTGGGACCGGGGCGCGCCGCCCGCATCGCCTTCAGCTACCTGCGGGCGAGGGCCTTTCCCATTCGTCCCGAGCGCTCGCTGGAGGACTTTCTCATCAACCGCTTCGGACGCGAGCTCTACAGCACCTTCTTCCGCGACTACACCGAGAAGGTGTGGGGACGGCCCTGCAGTCGCATCTCGCCCGAATGGGGCGCTCAGCGCATCAAGGGGCTTTCCGTCAGCCGGGCCCTGCTTCATGCCTTCAAGCAAGTCCTTCCCCGGCGCGGCGGAGACGTGAGCCAAAGAGGCACCGAAACCAGCCTCATCGAACGCTTCCTCTATCCCAAGTACGGCCCGGGACACATGTGGCAGCGGGTGGCCGAGCAGGTTGAAGAGCGAGGCGGGGAGGTGCGTCTCAACCACCGGGTGGAACGTCTTTTGCTGCGCCAGGGGCGGATCAGCCAGGTCGAGGTGCTCGACCGCCGCAGCGGAGAGCGGCGGCGCGTGGACTGCGACTACTTCATCTCCACCATGCCCGTCAAGGAACTGGTGGAACAAGTCGATCCTCCTCCTTCTCCCGCCGTCCGCCGGGTGGCGGGCGGTTTGGAGTACCGCGACTTCATTGCCGTAGGACTGCTCGTCCCTCGCCTCAAACCCGAGGGCCAAGGACGCCGCGGCGACCGCCTCATCCCCGACAATTGGATCTACATCCAAGACCAGGGCGTGCGCTTGGGGAGGGTGCAGATCTTCAACAACTGGTCGCCTCACCTGGTGGAGGATCCCGACCAGGTATGGCTGGGACTGGAGTATTTCTGCCGCCAGGGGGACGAACTGTGGAACCTCGACGACCAGCAGATGGTCGCTTTGGCGGTGGACGAGTTGCGCCGCATCGAACTGCTCGAATGCGACGTTCCCGTTCTCGACCAGCACATCCAACGGGTGCCCAAAGCCTATCCCGGCTATTTCGGGACCTACGGCGAGTTCGAGGTGATACGCCGCTGGGCCGACTCGGTTCCCAACCTGTTCCTGGTGGGACGCAACGGCATGCACCGCTACAACAACCAGGACCACTCCATGCTTACCGCCAGGGCCGCCGTCGACGCCATTTACGGTTCGGCCGACAAGTCGGCTATCTGGGACGTCAACGTAGGCGACGACTACCACGAAGAGGCGTCTGTGGGCGAGTCCTGA
- a CDS encoding FAD-dependent oxidoreductase, with protein sequence MTHKASEDGKAGSLAESQAVVVGAGAFGGWTALHLQESGVQTTLVDAWGPGHGLSSSGGETRVLRCGYGQLSLYAEMALRARRMWQEREERWGVELLHQRPILWIGHEDDPLLRGSQQCFDQLGLPYNRLSAARIQERFPDFRCGDEVVGLLEHQAGVLYARRACRVVADAFQEAGGVLLRGRAKAPAGSGSLKVLELDDGRRLKADTYLFACGPWMASLFDRYLEDRLEITRQEVFFFGPPPAHPMLDERGGQDCRLPVFYDASMDSYYGIPPLQGRGFKLASDLAGPVVDPQGDSRQSSPEALRGARDFLKKRLPVLAHAPLSESRVCVYTRTPDRHFVMGPHPRISNVFLAGGGSGHGFKHGPLVGEYAAAMMSKNRPFPSQWRLDRLL encoded by the coding sequence ATGACGCATAAGGCTTCAGAGGACGGCAAGGCGGGCTCCCTGGCGGAGTCCCAGGCCGTGGTGGTGGGGGCGGGGGCTTTCGGCGGCTGGACGGCTCTGCACCTGCAAGAGTCGGGCGTTCAGACCACCTTGGTGGATGCCTGGGGACCCGGCCATGGGCTTTCCAGCTCGGGAGGAGAAACGCGGGTGCTGCGCTGCGGATACGGGCAGCTTTCTCTCTACGCCGAAATGGCCCTCAGGGCCCGCCGGATGTGGCAGGAGCGGGAGGAACGCTGGGGGGTGGAGTTGTTGCATCAGCGTCCCATCCTCTGGATAGGTCATGAAGACGATCCGCTCTTGCGCGGCAGTCAGCAATGCTTCGACCAGCTCGGCCTTCCTTACAACAGGCTCAGCGCGGCCCGCATCCAAGAGCGATTCCCCGACTTCCGCTGCGGTGACGAGGTGGTGGGACTGCTGGAACATCAGGCCGGTGTCCTCTACGCCCGCCGCGCCTGCCGGGTGGTGGCGGACGCCTTCCAGGAGGCGGGAGGAGTGTTGTTGAGGGGACGGGCCAAGGCTCCCGCGGGAAGCGGTTCCTTGAAGGTCCTCGAGCTGGACGACGGACGTCGCCTTAAAGCCGACACCTATCTCTTCGCCTGCGGCCCCTGGATGGCCTCGCTCTTTGACCGCTACCTGGAAGACCGCCTGGAAATCACCCGCCAGGAAGTCTTCTTCTTCGGTCCGCCGCCGGCTCATCCCATGCTGGACGAGCGGGGCGGCCAGGACTGCCGCCTGCCGGTCTTCTATGACGCATCCATGGATTCCTACTACGGAATTCCGCCGCTGCAAGGACGGGGATTCAAGCTGGCCAGCGACCTGGCCGGCCCCGTGGTCGATCCCCAAGGCGATTCCCGCCAAAGTTCGCCTGAGGCCCTGCGGGGGGCGCGCGACTTCCTCAAGAAACGCCTGCCCGTTCTGGCCCATGCTCCCCTGTCTGAAAGCCGGGTGTGCGTCTACACCCGCACTCCGGACCGGCACTTTGTGATGGGGCCCCATCCGCGCATTTCAAATGTCTTCCTGGCTGGCGGCGGCTCCGGCCACGGCTTCAAGCACGGGCCGCTGGTGGGAGAGTATGCGGCCGCAATGATGAGCAAGAACCGACCGTTCCCCTCCCAATGGCGCCTCGACCGTTTGCTGTAA
- a CDS encoding HDOD domain-containing protein, with protein MDVFVARQPIFDRLGQCVAYELLFRAGWENIFPPVDPDSASAHTLSNSLVSLGLDTLAGSKDVFINFTQKLLTSGAATLLPPQKAVVEVLESVDPANAQVLESCRDLKSRGYRLALDDFVLRDESRELAGLADIIKIDYRASSPLQRSTMVRRLESSGVAFLAEKVETAEEVREAEELGVRYLQGYFYCRPDIVAGRVIPGFKFSYVELLRELYKPDFDLDRVEKLIKSDLSLSYGLLKLVNSAAFALARRIESMRQALVLLGQDKVRKWVSVVIMSRMASDKPQELVVNSIIRAYFCEKLAQQTSLRTRKDDLFLMGMFSLVDAILDQPLTEALESLPIDSDIKQALLGEESELSGVLDLVLRYEKADWEGLSRCASQAGLADETLPALYREAVQFVDSLKV; from the coding sequence ATGGATGTATTCGTTGCCCGCCAGCCCATCTTCGACCGCCTGGGACAGTGCGTCGCTTACGAATTGCTCTTTCGGGCCGGATGGGAGAACATCTTCCCCCCTGTCGACCCGGACTCGGCCTCTGCCCATACCCTGTCCAACAGCCTGGTGTCGCTGGGCCTCGACACCTTGGCCGGAAGCAAAGACGTCTTTATCAATTTTACTCAAAAACTGCTGACCAGCGGCGCGGCCACCCTCTTGCCTCCTCAGAAAGCGGTGGTGGAGGTGCTGGAGTCGGTCGATCCGGCAAACGCCCAAGTGCTGGAAAGTTGCCGTGACCTGAAGAGCCGAGGCTACCGTTTGGCCTTGGACGACTTCGTATTGCGCGACGAGTCGCGGGAACTGGCCGGGTTGGCCGACATCATCAAGATCGACTATCGGGCGTCCAGCCCGCTGCAGCGTTCGACCATGGTCAGGCGGCTGGAATCTTCGGGCGTGGCTTTCCTGGCTGAAAAGGTGGAAACCGCCGAGGAGGTGAGGGAGGCCGAGGAACTGGGTGTCCGCTACCTGCAGGGCTATTTTTACTGCCGTCCCGACATCGTTGCCGGCCGGGTCATCCCCGGCTTCAAGTTCAGCTATGTCGAGTTGCTCCGTGAGCTCTACAAGCCGGATTTCGACCTCGACCGGGTGGAAAAGCTCATCAAGAGCGACCTTTCGCTTTCATACGGGCTGTTGAAGCTGGTCAACTCGGCGGCCTTCGCCTTGGCCCGGCGCATCGAATCGATGCGCCAAGCCCTGGTCCTGCTGGGGCAAGACAAGGTGAGGAAGTGGGTCTCGGTGGTGATTATGTCGCGCATGGCCAGCGACAAGCCGCAGGAGCTGGTGGTGAACTCGATCATACGCGCCTATTTTTGCGAGAAACTGGCTCAACAGACCAGCCTGCGGACGCGCAAGGACGATCTCTTTCTGATGGGCATGTTTTCGCTCGTCGATGCCATCCTCGATCAGCCTTTGACGGAGGCGCTGGAATCCTTGCCCATCGACTCCGACATCAAGCAGGCCCTTCTGGGCGAGGAGAGCGAATTGAGCGGCGTTTTGGACCTGGTGCTGCGCTATGAAAAGGCAGATTGGGAAGGCCTTTCCAGATGCGCCTCCCAGGCCGGACTTGCCGACGAGACGTTGCCCGCCCTCTACCGCGAAGCGGTTCAATTTGTCGATTCCCTCAAAGTCTGA
- a CDS encoding pyridoxal-phosphate dependent enzyme, with protein MKPLQPIPLQQVKAARRRLRGKVVRTPLVPLNASQSAASIYLKLENLQPIGSFKLRGAANAMLACDPELVRQGVYTASAGNMAQGVAYQAQRMGVQCKVLVPDHAPRTKCRAVERLGGEVIKVPFEEWWRVLVEHEHPRMRGLFLHPVSDERVMAGNGTIALEILEDLPDVEAVVIPFGGGGLSCGIASALRALKPEVRVYAAEVETAAPLKASLLKGEAASIDYRASFVDGIGGKSVLSEMWPLARRLLHDSLVVSLAETAQALRLTAERNHVIAEGAGAAAVAAALGGGAGQGKVVCVISGGNIDSERLIAVLSGRPPHEIP; from the coding sequence ATGAAGCCTCTTCAGCCGATTCCTCTGCAGCAGGTGAAGGCGGCCCGCCGGCGCCTGCGGGGAAAGGTGGTGCGGACTCCGCTGGTGCCGCTCAACGCCTCCCAGTCTGCGGCTTCCATCTACCTCAAGCTGGAGAACCTGCAGCCCATCGGATCCTTCAAGCTGCGGGGCGCCGCCAACGCCATGTTGGCCTGCGACCCGGAACTGGTGCGGCAGGGTGTGTACACGGCCAGCGCCGGAAACATGGCTCAGGGCGTGGCTTACCAAGCCCAGCGCATGGGGGTGCAATGCAAGGTGCTGGTGCCCGATCACGCCCCCCGCACCAAGTGCCGGGCCGTGGAGCGGTTGGGAGGAGAAGTCATCAAGGTGCCGTTCGAGGAATGGTGGCGCGTGCTGGTCGAGCATGAACATCCCCGCATGCGCGGACTTTTCCTGCATCCGGTCAGCGACGAGCGGGTGATGGCCGGCAACGGCACTATCGCGCTGGAGATTCTCGAGGACTTGCCCGACGTCGAGGCGGTGGTGATTCCCTTCGGCGGCGGCGGCCTGAGTTGCGGCATTGCCTCGGCTTTACGGGCTCTCAAGCCCGAGGTGCGGGTTTATGCCGCTGAAGTGGAGACGGCCGCTCCTCTGAAAGCCTCCTTGCTCAAGGGAGAGGCCGCCAGCATCGACTACCGGGCCAGTTTCGTGGACGGCATCGGAGGCAAGAGCGTGCTGAGCGAGATGTGGCCGCTGGCCCGCCGTCTCCTCCACGATTCGCTGGTGGTCTCCCTTGCCGAGACCGCTCAAGCCTTACGCCTGACGGCCGAACGCAATCACGTCATTGCCGAGGGTGCCGGGGCGGCCGCCGTGGCAGCAGCCCTGGGCGGAGGTGCCGGTCAAGGCAAGGTGGTCTGCGTCATATCGGGAGGCAACATCGACAGCGAACGGCTTATCGCCGTCCTCAGCGGACGCCCGCCCCACGAGATCCCTTGA
- a CDS encoding response regulator — protein MANILVVDDDHGLRSSLCCALQELGHSPVQAGDGREGLAQTAPADLVITDLSMPRLGGLELIRRLKDFRPELPIIAISGDSSCTAGLETARRLGAFTTLRKPFGLPDLVKEVERALDQS, from the coding sequence ATGGCAAACATTCTGGTGGTCGATGACGACCACGGTCTGCGCTCCTCCCTTTGCTGCGCTCTTCAGGAACTTGGCCATTCTCCCGTGCAAGCCGGCGACGGCCGGGAAGGCCTGGCGCAAACGGCGCCCGCCGATCTGGTCATCACTGATCTTTCCATGCCCCGCCTGGGAGGACTCGAACTGATCCGCCGGCTGAAGGACTTTCGACCCGAACTGCCCATCATCGCCATCTCAGGCGACTCCTCCTGCACAGCCGGACTGGAAACGGCGCGCCGCCTGGGGGCTTTCACCACGCTGCGCAAGCCCTTCGGCCTGCCCGACCTGGTCAAGGAGGTTGAGCGCGCCCTGGACCAGTCCTGA